CCAAGTAATTATGGTGCTCCTCAATAATGCTTACTAGTTCACGCACGCCTTGCCCATATAATGGGGAAACCTTAATTGCCCGTGGCTTCCATGAGCCCACGGTGGCTATCCTAAGCATTGATTCTATGTCGAGAAGAACCTTATCCGACTCCGGTGAATCAGCCTTGCTCGCCACATATATGTCGCCTATCTCCATTAATCCCATCTTCAATGCTTGTATTTCGTCTCCGGCAAGAGGGGGCACAAGCACTATGACCGTATCAACTATCTTCCTCACATCAGTATCAACTTGACCGGCGCCTACGGTTTCAAGGAATATGTAATCCGCGCCTAGATACTCCAATAGATTCACTGTGGATATTGCTTCATAGGATAAGCCACCTCTGCTTCCATGTGTTGCTAAGCTCCTTATATATATGTTGGGGCGATCCGAGAGGTCTTGCATGCGTATCCTGTTGCCCATAAATGACCCACCGCTGAAGGGGCTGGTTGGGTCTATGGTCAAGGCAGCCAACTTTAGGCTCGAGGGCAGAATCTTCATGATGGAATATATTAGCGTGCTTTTACCGGCCCCTGGTGGACCCGTTATCCCTATTACCTTGCTCCTCCGAATGGGCTTGTAATTCAATTCCTTGCCGTCTTCTATTAATGATATTAATTTGGAGATGGCTTGTTTATTCCATTTCATCGCTTCCTCCATCACGCTCTCTTCACCATGGCAAGCGACTTGACTTTCTCCACTATAATGGATAAGGGAGTGCCCGGCCCAAATACCTCTGCTACGCCCATTCGCTTCAGCGAATCCTCATCCTCGGGCGGTATTATGCCGCCCACCATTACCGGCACATCAATGCCTCTCTTCCTCATTTCACTCATTAATTCACCCACTAGCTCTAAATGCGAACCGGAAAGTATGCTGTCTCCTATTACGTCCGCATCCTCTTGAATGGCTGTCTCTATTATCTGGCTAGG
The DNA window shown above is from Thermocladium sp. ECH_B and carries:
- a CDS encoding transporter; the protein is MEEAMKWNKQAISKLISLIEDGKELNYKPIRRSKVIGITGPPGAGKSTLIYSIMKILPSSLKLAALTIDPTSPFSGGSFMGNRIRMQDLSDRPNIYIRSLATHGSRGGLSYEAISTVNLLEYLGADYIFLETVGAGQVDTDVRKIVDTVIVLVPPLAGDEIQALKMGLMEIGDIYVASKADSPESDKVLLDIESMLRIATVGSWKPRAIKVSPLYGQGVRELVSIIEEHHNYLASHGLLNDILSNRLELLMRLHAQKILDTIIDSSDLLRDVRQGIMNPRNAAQLLMGLMNPRLDHVAVAVKDPDSLINKLEAMGLRKLGEELVKEQGVKVIMLGLSNARIEILVPLSSDSSIARFIEKREGIHHLAIIVDDLDKFKEAASIKGLELLPASEKGAEGSRVAFISPKSLGGILLEVVEKNDEHKI
- a CDS encoding methylmalonyl-CoA mutase translates to MRRIKVIVAKLGLDGHDRGAKVIARALAEAGMDVVYTGMRQTPSQIIETAIQEDADVIGDSILSGSHLELVGELMSEMRKRGIDVPVMVGGIIPPEDEDSLKRMGVAEVFGPGTPLSIIVEKVKSLAMVKRA